The Winslowiella toletana region CACCCGCGCATCGGTAAAAGGTGCACGCTGATTATTGATTTCGTAATAGAAGGTACAAAGATAAGGACTGACGCGCACCTGCTGCCCAAGCTGCTTTTTCAGCATCGGGTAGAGATCGGGCGGAATGGCGCTGTTGGTGATATCAATTTCACCGCTGCGATAGCGGTTTACATCACTGACCTCAGATGCAATCGGTAAAAATGTGCCCTGCTCAATGACCGTTTTACTGTTATTCCAGTATTGCGGATTACGCTTTAGCACAATCTTTTCGTTAACCACCCAGTTGCCAAGCGTGTAAGCGCCGTTACCAACATAGTGTTCTGGCCGCGTCCATTGTTCACCATAGCTTTCCACCGCGTGTCGATTCACCGGTTTCATCGCGGTATGGGCCAGCATCGACAGCAGATAAGGCACCGGCTCACTGAGCGTCACTTGCAAACGACGATCGTCCAGCGCCTTAACGCCAAGAGCACTGACCGGCTTTTTACCGTTGATAATGTCATCGACGTTTTCAATATGGGCATACTGTACATAGCTGGCGTAAGGCGACGCGGTCTTGGGATCAACCAGTCGCTGCCAACTCCAGACGAAATCCTGTGCGGTGACCGGCTCGCCATTGCTCCAGCGCGCATCGTCACGCAGCCAGAACGTCCAGACTTTGCCTCCCTGATTTTCCCAGCGCTCTGCCACGCCCGGTACCAGATGCCCGTAGTTATCATTCGACACTAAGCCTTCCAGCAGGTTAAGAATAATACTGCTTTCCGGCACGCCTTCGGTTTTATGCGGATCGAGGGAAGCCACTTCGGTGCCGTTATTGATCACCACCGACTGTTGTGCAGCAAGGTCAGTGCCCGCCGGTACGCTGGCGGCAACAACCGGACCGGCCAGTCCGAATGTAAGGATAAAACCGGGCGAAATGCGTTTTCGCATAGCGTTGCTCAATTTCATGAAACGTTAATTCATCCTTATAATGGGCTTACCAACTGGATAGCCAGTACCTCTGACATGGCAGCCAGACTTCAGGATCGCAGCAGACGATTAACTGATTAAACTCAGTAATTCGGCTGTAAGAATTCCGCTGGCTCCGCTACAACTTCAAATAACTTAAGGGTTAAGCAAAATCCGTTCTCATTTTGCCAACAGCCCGAATTTTTTTTCACGATGTGTCGGAAATTAACAGAACACGTCATTCTGCGCCAAAGCAAAATCCTAAAAATGTTAACTAATTCTCTTTTATCATGTTAACGATTGACGTCAAAGCGTTATTTGTTAACTAAAAATATCTTTCAAATGATTGATTTATATCGATATTATTTAATTTAATGTTGATTTAAAGTTACCAGAAAGATCTGAGTGCGCACAAAATGCACAAATTTTGTTAAATTATCACTCTCTCAGCACAATCCGCTGCATTAAATGCATAATTAATGATAAGAACGCCAGAAAAAAGCATTTAGCTATCAGAGAATCATGTGAAAAAAATAACATCATCCAGACACTGCCATCATTGTCAGCAGATCGAAAGAAATGATTCTTATAATGTGTCGCGCAGATTAAGCAGAACGAATAATTGCACCATAAAGAGGCAATAGTTTCACAGGATGCACTGTTTTTGCGCGTGGGAAGTTTAATACTAAAAAATAAGCGCATAATATGCGCTTATTTTTGAAGGTGGGAGCAGAGAAAAGGGTTAGCCCAGCAGGCCGGGGAAAATTGATTTGATGCCGGTGACGATAAATTCAATGCCCAGCGCCATCAGCAGTAACCCCATGATTCGGGTAATCACGTTAATTCCGGTTTGACCCAACAAGCGAACCATTAGCGGCGCCGCGCGGAATAGCAGCCAGCAACAGCCGGCAAACAACGCAATCGCCAGGCTGAAACCAATCAGGTTCTGCCAGCTGTGATAGCGGGTACTCCAGACAATCGTCGAACTGATAGCACCCGGCCCGGCCATCAACGGCAACGCCAGTGGCACTACACCAATACTTTCGCGGATTGCGCTTTCTGACTTCTCCTGCTTGTTCTGTTTATCTTCTCCCAGCTTACCGCTGATCATCGACATCGCTATCGTCACCACCAGAATACCGCCAGCAATGCGGAAGGAATCGATAGAAATGCCAAATACATGCAGTATGGCATCGCCGAGAAACAGTGAGGTCCAGAGAATGATCGCCACTGCCAGATTGGCCGTCAGGTTGGTTTTATTGCGCTCTACCGCGCCCTGATAGCTGGTCATGCTGATAAATACCGGAATAATGCCGACCGGATTAACCAGCGCAAAGAGCCCGACAAAGAATTTAATGTAGCCGGATAAATCAAGAATTTCAGGGTTCACTCAGCGCTCCAGACCTGAGCCAGTTTAAGGCGGCTAATTTAATCGAAAATTGTCGCGGATTCCAGCGGGCAAAGCAGCATATCACACAAAGATTAGGTCATTTAACCAGCATAAAATTCCACAAATAGCACCAAACCCAGCTTGTTATGCGAAGCAGTAACAAATCTGTTAATTAATCAGAAAAATTTATACTTTTTGTCAACAAATCACTTCGGCTGAAAGGTGTCAGCTTACATAAAGGTTGATGCAGATCAAAAAACAGCTACCTCGGAGGGGGTAAGCTCAGTGACAAATAAAGGAGAGATAAAACCGCAGCAGAGCGTAGCATCAGTCTGTAAATGCAGTAAAACTCTTTCAGTAAATGAAGCAGAGGTTAGCGCGATTCAAATGCCGACTTCAGCGCAGTGAAACGACAGTATCAGATGCGCTGACTATACTCGCTAATCAGGTTTATTTACTAAAAGAGTTTAAACTTCCATCAGGAGAGCATTATGGCCGTTACTAATGTCGCTGAACTTAACGCACTTGTTGAACGTGTTAAAAAAGCACAGCGTGAATACGCCAATTTCACTCAAGAGCAAGTAGACAAAATTTTCCGCGCTGCCGCATTCGCTGCCGCAGATGCCCGAATTCCCCTCGCTAAATTAGCCGTTGCCGAATCGGGTATGGGTATTGTCGAAGATAAAGTCATCAAAAACCACTTTGCTTCAGAATACATCTACAACGCCTACAAAGATGAAAAAACCTGCGGTATCCTCGAAACTGATGACACCTTTGGTACTATCACCATTGCAGAACCTACCGGTATTATTTGCGGTATCGTTCCGACCACTAACCCAACCTCCACCGCTATCTTCAAGGCATTAATCAGCCTGAAAACCCGTAACGGCATTATTTTCTCTCCGCATCCACGTGCTAAAGATGCCACCAACAAAGCGGCCGATATCGTGTTGCAGGCGGCAATCGCAGCCGGTGCGCCAAAAGATATTATCGGCTGGATCGATGTGCCTTCGGTGGAACTGTCTAACCAACTGATGCATCACCCGGATATTAACCTGATCCTCGCGACCGGTGGCCCGGGCATGGTGAAGGCGGCGTACAGCTCCGGTAAACCGGCAATTGGTGTCGGCGCGGGTAATACGCCGGTGGTGATTGATGAAACGGCAGATATCAAACGTGCGGTGGCATCGATTCTGATGTCGAAAACCTTCGATAACGGCGTGATCTGCGCATCAGAGCAGTCAGTAATCGTGGTTGATTCAGTTTATGACGCGGTTCGCGAGCGTTTTGCCAGCCACGGTGGCTACCTGCTACAGGGCCAGGATCTGAAAGCGGTGCAGGATATCATCCTGAAGAATGGCGCGTTAAACGCGGCAATTGTCGGCCAGCCAGCAGTGAAAATTGCTGAGATGGCGGGTATCACCGTGCCATCGAATACCCGAATTCTGATCGGTGAAGTGAAACTGGTTGATGAATCTGAGCCTTTTGCTCATGAAAAACTGTCGCCTACCCTTGCGATGTACCGTGCGAAAGACTTTGCCGACGCGGTCAGCAAAGCGGAACAGCTGGTAGCGATGGGCGGTATCGGTCACACCTCTTGCCTGTACACCGATCAGGATAATGAACGCGAACGCGTTAATTATTTCGGCGACAAGATGAAAACCGCCCGTATCCTGATCAATACTCCGGCCTCACAGGGTGGGATCGGCGATCTGTATAACTTTAAGCTGGCACCGTCGTTAACGCTGGGTTGTGGTTCATGGGGTGGCAACTCCATTTCTGAAAACGTCGGACCTAAACATCTGATCAACAAGAAAACCGTGGCCAAGCGAGCAGAGAATATGTTGTGGCATAAACTTCCGAAGTCCATTTACTTCCGTCGCGGTTCACTGCCTATTGCCCTTGAAGAAGTGGCGACCGACGGTGCAAAACGCGCGTTCATCGTCACTGACCGCTATCTGTTTAACAACGGTTATGCTGACCAGATCACTTCTGTGCTGAAATCTCACGGCATTGAAACAGAAGTGTTCTTCGAAGTTGAAGCGGATCCGACGCTGAGCATCGTGCGTAAAGGTGCCGAGCAGATGCACTCCTTTAAACCTGATGTGATTATCGCTCTGGGTGGTGGTTCACCAATGGATGCGGCTAAAATCATGTGGGTAATGTATGAGCATCCGGAAACCCACTTTGAAGAGCTGGCGCTGCGCTTTATGGATATCCGTAAACGTATCTATAAATTCCCGAAAATGGGTGTGAAAGCGAAAATGATCGCCGTCACCACCACTTCCGGCACCGGTTCAGAAGTGACACCGTTTGCGGTAGTTACCGATGATGCTACCGGCCAGAAATACCCACTGGCGGATTACGCGCTCACTCCGGATATGGCGATTGTTGATGCCAACCTGGTGATGAACATGCCAAAATCTCTCTGCGCCTTTGGTGGTCTCGATGCGGTAACTCACGCACTGGAAGCCTACGTGTCCGTGCTGGCAAATGAGTACTCCGATGGCCAGGCATTACAGGCTCTGAAACTGCTGCAACACAACCTGCCTGCCAGTTATAAAGAAGGGGCAAAAAACCCGGTCGCCCGCGAACGCGTACATAATGCCGCTACCATCGCCGGTATTGCCTTTGCCAACGCCTTCCTTGGGGTTTGTCACTCAATGGCGCACAAACTGGGCTCTGAGTTCCATATCCCGCATGGTCTGGCTAACGCCCTGCTGATTGCCAACGTCATCCGCTACAACGCGAATGACAACCCAACCAAGCAGACAGCTTTCAGCCAGTATGACCGCCCTCAGGCACGTCGTCGCTACGCGGAAATCGCTGATCACTTAGGTTTAAGCGCTGCCGGTGACCGTACCGCAGAGAAAATTGAGAAGCTGCTCGCCTGGCTGGAAGAGATCAAGGCAGAGTTGGGCATTCCGAAATCTATCCGTGAAGCAGGCGTTCAGGAAGCGGACTTCCTCGCCAAAGTGGATAAGCTGGCTGAAGATGCATTCGACGACCAGTGTACCGGTGCTAACCCGCGTTATCCGCTGATTGCTGAGCTGAAACAGATTATGCTGGATACCTTCTATGGTCGTGACTTTGTTGAGCCTTTCACCTCTGTCGCCGAAGCGGTTAAAGCGCAGCCGGTCAAAAGTGTTAAAGCTGAAAAGAAAGTAAAAAAGTAACGCTGTAGTCAGATGTTAAAAAAACCCGCTTCGGCGGGTTTTTTTATTGTTGGCTGGAGACAGGTCTGCGGTTCAACGTCACCCCATGGCTTATCACTCTATGCCGATACGCTTCGGGTGCCATAAATAGCACTGTGGGCACCGGTTTCCAGCGCCTCTTTATAGTGTTTACGACAAACTGAGACGTAGCGCTCATTCCCACCAATTACCACTTGCTCACCCTCTTTATAAGGCGCGCCATTACTGTCCAGCCGTAATACCATGCTGGCCTTACGTCCGCAGTGGCAGATTGTTTTTAACTCGACCAGCTTATCTGACCAGGCCAATAAATACTCGCTGCCGCTAAACAATTCACCGCGAAAATCTGTACGTAACCCATAACAAAGTACAGGTATATCGAGATTATCAACAACATCGGAAAGTTCTTTAACTTGTTCTCTTGTAAGAAATTGGCTTTCATCCAACAGTACGCAATGTACCGTTTGTTGTTGATGTTCTGCGCTAATTTCATTGAACAATGATGTCTGGTTATTATACAGCTTCGCTGGAGATGAGAGACCAATTCGCGAGCTGACTTTGCCCAGCCCAAAGCGGTTGTCAATCTCGGCGGTATAGATCAGCGTGCGCATGCCTCTCTCGTGATAATTATAAGATGACTGCAACAGCGCGGTAGATTTGCCCGCGTTCATCGCCGAATAATAAAAATAAAGCTGAGCCATCAGGCCAAACTCCACAAAAAGGTTAACAAGTGTCCGGCGGAAGTGTATCACAGTATCGGGCTATATACGCCTTTACGGCGACTAAACCGGATGTCGCTGCCAGCTGTTTTCCACCCTGCTTACGACTCATTACTGTGATTGCTGTTTTAAACAGCGTCATAAGCATCGGCGTTTGCATCGCATAAAACGTCAAACACGCTATAAAGAAGTCTTTAATATTCTCAGACTTTTCTCTATTTCACTTTACATGGAGCTGCTATGTAAGCCCATTCTTACCTGTGCGTTATCAATAATTGGCTTTTCGTGGCAGTACATATCCTTGATCGCGCAGGGGTGTTAAGGCCTATTTTTTTATCAAATGGCATATTTCTAAGGCAGCAGGCTTTAAAATTTGGCAAATAGGGTTAAACTTATCGCAGGTTAAATAGTTATTTTGAGTTTCTTACAAAATTATCTATTGCAGTTCCTATTTCCGACCTCTATTATTATCAGGCAGAACATTTTCTCCCACCCAATATAATTTTGAGATTAGACAATGAGCGAAGCACTTAAAATTCTGAACAACATCCGCACCCTGCGTGCACAAGCCAGAGAATGCACCCTGGAAACTCTGGAAGAGATGCTGGAAAAACTGGAAGTCGTCGTTAACGAACGTCGTGAAGAAGATACTCAGGCTCAGGCTGAGATTGAAGAGCGTACTCGTAAGCTGCAGCAATATCGTGAAATGCTGATTGCTGATGGCATCGATCCTAATGAACTGCTGCAGACTATGGCTGCAACCAAAGCTGCGGGCAAAGCGAAACGTGCTGCACGTCCGGCTAAGTATTCATACATCGATGAAAACGGCGAATCCAAAACCTGGACTGGCCAGGGCCGTACTCCAGCAGTAATCAAAAAAGCAATTGAAGAGCAAGGTAAACAGCTGGATGATTTCCTGCTGTAATAGCTGTTCAGGGTGCTTCCCAATTAACCCCATTTGATAAAATGGGGTTTTTTATTGTTGATAATTGTTGAACATTTGTTCCATCAGGGTAAGCAAAAACAAAGGAAGCCATTGGCTTCCTTTTTTATTTTATGACATGTCATGGCATACCCGCCACTACACCTTGTAGAACGCCCTGTACCACTCTACAAAGCGTTTAATCCCTTCATCCACACCTGTCTGCGGCTTAAAGTCTATAACGTCATACAGTGCGCTGGTATCCGCGCTGGTTTCCAGCACATCACCCGGTTGCATCGGCAGCATATTTTTATCGGCTATCATTCCAAGCGCGTTCTCCAGTGCCTCAATGTATGCCATTAGGGTAACGGGCTGGCTGTTGCCGATATTATAGACACGGTAAGGCGCAGAGCTGGTGGCTGGCGATCCGGTTTCAACCGTCCACTGTGGATCTTTCTGCGGCACAATATCCTGTAACCGAAATATTGATTCAACGATATCGTCAATATAAGTAAAATCGCGACGCATTTGTCCATGGTTATACACATCAATACTTTCACCGGCGAGAATAGCGCGGGTAAACTTAAACAGTGCCATATCCGGACGGCCCCACGGGCCATAAACAGTAAAGAATCGCAAACCAGTTGTCGGAATTCCGTACAAATGAGAATAAGTATGCGACATCAGTTCATTAGCTTTTTTGGTCGCGGCGTAAAGTGAAACCGGATGATCGACAGAATCATCTGTCGAGAATGGCATCTTTTTGTTAAGACCGTATACCGAACTTGAAGAAGCATATAACAGATGGCCAATGTTATGGTGACGACAACCTTCCAGCACATTTAAATGGCCGATCAGATTAGCATCAGCATAGGCATGCGGATTATCGATGGAATAACGCACGCCAGCCTGTGCCGCTAAATGTATTACCCGCTCAAAACCTTGCTCGGCGAATAATTGCGCCATCCCCTGCCTGTCGGCGAGGTCACATTCAACGAATACAAATTCAGGATGAGTTTTAATCAGTTCGAGGCGGGATAACTTGAGGTTTACATCGTAGTAATCATTCAGGTTGTCGATTCCGACAACCTGGTGACCGGCTGACAACAAACGTTGGCTAACGTGAAAACCAATGAAGCCTGCTGCGCCGGTAACCAGATATTTCATACTGTCCTCATTAATTATGCAATTTGAATAGACGCTCCGCGGCCGATTGCATAATAAACAAAACCGCGCTTGCTGACTCTTTCTGGATCATACAGGTTACGACCATCAAAAATCACGGGTTCTTTTAAGGCATTTTTAATCACATCGAAGTCAGGTGCGCGGAAGTTTTTCCACTCGGTACAAATTACCAGACCATCGGCACCTTGCAGTGCCGCTTCTTTAGTGCCCATCAGCTTCAGGTCGGTACGATGACCGTAGATGCGCTGTGCTTCATCCATCGCTTCAGGATCGAACGCCTGAACCGAAGCACCCGCTTCCCATAAAGTCTCCATCAGCACGCGGGCGGATGCTTCACGCATATCATCCGTATTCGGTTTAAACGACAGGCCCCAAAGTGCGAAGGTTTTCCCCTGTAGATCATCACCAAAGTGGCGCTTAATAAACGCTGGCAGTTTGGTTTTCTGCGAATCGTTGACGTCTTCCACCGCTTTCAACAGGCGTGGGTTGTAACCAATCGACTCAGCGGTACGAATCAGTGCCTGCACGTCTTTCGGGAAGCAGGAGCCGCCGTAGCCACAGCCAGGGTAAATGAAGTGGTAGCCGATACGCGGATCGGAACCAATACCCATACGGACTTTTTCGATATCGGCACCCAGACGCTCCGCCAGGTTCGAAATCTCATTCATAAAGCTGATTTTGGTTGCCAGCATGCAGTTGGCCGCATACTTGGTCAGCTCTGCACTGCGGATATCCATCAGGATCATACGATCGTGATTGCGGTTAAACGGCTCGTACAGCTCACGCAGCAGTTCAACCACTTCTTCATTGTCAGTACCGACCACGATACGCTCAGGACGCATACAATCGCTGACCGCAGCGCCCTCTTTCAGGAACTCCGGATTCGACACCACATCAAAGCTGATATCCAGCTGGCGCGTCTTCAGCGTTTCCGACATCACAGCACGTACGCGGTCTGCAGTACCTACCGGCACGGTAGATTTGTCGATAACCACTTTATGACCGTTCATAAACTGCGCAATGGTACGTGCCACAGCAGTAACATATTTCAGGTCCGCTGAACCATCTTCGTCTGGCGGTGTACCCACAGCGATAAACTGCATCACACCGTGATTCACACCCTCTTCAGCATTGGTGCTGAATTTCAGTCGGCCAGCTTCATAGTTTTGCATGACCAGAGGCGTCAGGCCGGGTTCAAAGATAGGGATAATACCCTTCTTGAGATTTTCGACTTTGTTAGCGTCAACATCGATGCAAAGAACGTCGTGTCCAACTTCGGCCAGAACCGCAGCCTGAACCAGACCCACATAGCCGATACCAAATACGGTAACTTTCATTAACTTATCTCGCGTTAAAAAACATTACTTTTTGTTGCCAACGGTGCTTTCAAGCCACTCTTTGAAATCACTACCCAGTGACGCGTGACGCACACCATATTCAACGAAAGCCTGCATATAGCCAAGTTTGTTACCGCAGTCATGGCTGACGCCCTTCAGGTGGTAAGCTTCAACCGTCTCTTTTTCCATCAGCATGGCAATAGAGTCAGTCAGCTGCACTTCACCGCCTGCGCCCGGAGGGGTTTTCGCCAGCAGAGGCCAGATATCAGCAGACAACACATAACGGCCCACTACTGCCAGATTAGATGGCGCTTCAGCGGCTTTAGGCTTCTCAACCACACCCACCATCGGAGCGCTTTCGCCCGGATTCAGTTCGCGACCTTCGCAATCCACCACGCCGTAGGCGGTCACATCCGCTACCGGCTCAACCATAATCTGGCTGTGGCCGCTTTCATCAAAGCGCTTCAGCATATCTGCAAGGTTATCTTTGGATGGATTAGACTCATACTCGTCGATAATCACATCAGGCAGAATAACCGCAACGGGCTCGTCGCCCACTAACGGATGCGCGCACATCACCGCGTGTCCAAGACCTTTAGCAATACCCTGACGCACCTGCATAATGGTCACATGTGGTGGGCAAATAGACTGGATTTCGTCCAGCAGCTGACGCTTAACGCGTTTTTCCAGCATCGCTTCCAGTTCAAAGCTGGTATCGAAATGGTTTTCAATGGAGTTCTTGGAAGAGTGCGTAACCAGCACAATTTCGTTAATTCCTGCGGCAATACATTCATTAACGACATACTGAATCAACGGCTTATCAACCAGCGGCAGCATCTCTTTTGGAATAGCTTTGGTTGCTGGCAACATACGTGTTCCCAAACCCGCTACAGGGATTACCGCTTTTTTTACTTTAGACTTATAGGCAGACATCAAGATACCTCTCTTTAGGCCGTTCAAGTTTTTTACTTGAGTATGTCGAATTAAAAACGAAATGAGTATATCAGTTCAGAGGCCCGGGATTTATCCCGGATAGACAAATTCCAGTAAAATTAAGACTATTACCCAAGTTCATCGTAAGTTTAAAGCTAATGGCTGAGCCTGTCGTCAGCCGATCTGAGTTTATTATTACTTCGTTTATTATTCAGTCGATAACATAAGTCTTAATCTGCCACCCGCGCCCCAAACCTGACACTGCCAGGCATCACATCGCTGAGTAATTTGATTAAGATGCGTGCTGCCGAGCGTTCCCAGCGGTACGCCGTTATTGAGCTGAATTTGATGAGTGTTGATGTTGAGCGTGGCATTCAGCCCGGCAGAAACCAGAATCAGATTTTTTAAACCCTGATGGTAATATCCGACTAATAACGGAAACTGACCGGTAAGATTGGCTTGGCGTAATAACAGGTTAACCTGTTTCAACAACCCGCTTAATTCTGGCAGTCGCTGACCCTGACCGGATAACTGCTCCTGCAGTAACCCATTGAACAGCGCCCGTAATAACAGCGCCGCCAGCACGCCGTTATCACCGGCGCGGGTGACGTCCAGACAGTAGAATGCGAGGTCTTTTTCGGAAAGCGCTGCGATATCCAGCACCAGTCCCGGCTGCTCAGCCATCGTTAACTGGCGATAATTAATACGGCAGTTGGCAATCACCTGTTGTACCGGGGGCTGCAACTGCTTAAGCAATTTTGCCGCCGCTGAAGGATCGCGCACCAGAGCATCCCAGTCCTGAAACAGCTGCTCATCCTCTTCAACTTTTGAGGTGAACATCGACGGATAGAGGCACTCATAAACCGCCTCGCGCAATCGCTCAAGATCTTTGATCGGCTTTAACAATACATCCTGCACCCCAAGACGCAGCACGTGGGCAATGTCCGACATATTTTCGGTTGCCGAGATTATCAGAATCGGTAACTGATTACCGCGCGCGCGCAGATGTTCCACCAGCTTAATGCCATTCATTCGCGGCATATCCAGATCGCAAATCATCAAATCTGGTGACACGCGCTGTAGCGCATCAACGGCTTCCAGACCATCGGTGGCCGAGAAGATAGTTGCACCCAATGCCTGAAGGAAATTTTCCAGCAGGGTACGGAAAACCACCTCATCTTCTACGATGAGTATTTGTTTCCCGTTTAATGGTTTTTCCATTGTTCCCCCTTGTGCGCCAGATAATTAAATAGTGGTTCATAAAACGCACTTATGCCTGTCAGAATTGCCTGAAGTAACATGTGTGCCTGACCAGCCTCAATTATCTGTTCCGAACAAGCGGTAAAAGCTCATCCATTTTTTTTTCGACGGCCTCTTTGCCAGCAGCAATCGCTTCATCTGCACGATGGAAGTCCAGCGTTGATATCTGCGGGCAAAAAGGTTGAATAAGTACATCCGGCGGATCGCCAGCCATACGAGTAAGTTTAATCCGGTTTTCCAGCACCTGAATAGAGGTGCTCATAATCTCCATCGCCCCAGGGCTATGGTTGATCCGTCGCTGGGCCATTTTAGACAGTTGCTGACGGAGCTTTCCACCCCAGCTGGTCGCCTGTTCATATTGCTGCTCCTCAGATTGGGGTGTGACTGACAGTAAGTC contains the following coding sequences:
- a CDS encoding ABC transporter substrate-binding protein, with the protein product MSNAMRKRISPGFILTFGLAGPVVAASVPAGTDLAAQQSVVINNGTEVASLDPHKTEGVPESSIILNLLEGLVSNDNYGHLVPGVAERWENQGGKVWTFWLRDDARWSNGEPVTAQDFVWSWQRLVDPKTASPYASYVQYAHIENVDDIINGKKPVSALGVKALDDRRLQVTLSEPVPYLLSMLAHTAMKPVNRHAVESYGEQWTRPEHYVGNGAYTLGNWVVNEKIVLKRNPQYWNNSKTVIEQGTFLPIASEVSDVNRYRSGEIDITNSAIPPDLYPMLKKQLGQQVRVSPYLCTFYYEINNQRAPFTDARVRTALKLTLDRDIIAEKIMGQGQIPAYGLTPPFTEGASLTPPSWFTLTQAERNAKAKALLAEAGYSADKPLKFTLLYNTSDQNKKQAIAAASMWKKNLGADVALQNQEWKTLLTARHNGEFDVVRATWCSDYNEPSTFLNMLLSDSSTNTAFYKSPAFDQLMAKSLTAGDDRARAAIYQQAENQLDNDSAIIPVYYRVSVRLVKPWVGGYTGKDPQDNTDLKYYYVTKH
- a CDS encoding YchE family NAAT transporter translates to MNPEILDLSGYIKFFVGLFALVNPVGIIPVFISMTSYQGAVERNKTNLTANLAVAIILWTSLFLGDAILHVFGISIDSFRIAGGILVVTIAMSMISGKLGEDKQNKQEKSESAIRESIGVVPLALPLMAGPGAISSTIVWSTRYHSWQNLIGFSLAIALFAGCCWLLFRAAPLMVRLLGQTGINVITRIMGLLLMALGIEFIVTGIKSIFPGLLG
- the adhE gene encoding bifunctional acetaldehyde-CoA/alcohol dehydrogenase; this encodes MAVTNVAELNALVERVKKAQREYANFTQEQVDKIFRAAAFAAADARIPLAKLAVAESGMGIVEDKVIKNHFASEYIYNAYKDEKTCGILETDDTFGTITIAEPTGIICGIVPTTNPTSTAIFKALISLKTRNGIIFSPHPRAKDATNKAADIVLQAAIAAGAPKDIIGWIDVPSVELSNQLMHHPDINLILATGGPGMVKAAYSSGKPAIGVGAGNTPVVIDETADIKRAVASILMSKTFDNGVICASEQSVIVVDSVYDAVRERFASHGGYLLQGQDLKAVQDIILKNGALNAAIVGQPAVKIAEMAGITVPSNTRILIGEVKLVDESEPFAHEKLSPTLAMYRAKDFADAVSKAEQLVAMGGIGHTSCLYTDQDNERERVNYFGDKMKTARILINTPASQGGIGDLYNFKLAPSLTLGCGSWGGNSISENVGPKHLINKKTVAKRAENMLWHKLPKSIYFRRGSLPIALEEVATDGAKRAFIVTDRYLFNNGYADQITSVLKSHGIETEVFFEVEADPTLSIVRKGAEQMHSFKPDVIIALGGGSPMDAAKIMWVMYEHPETHFEELALRFMDIRKRIYKFPKMGVKAKMIAVTTTSGTGSEVTPFAVVTDDATGQKYPLADYALTPDMAIVDANLVMNMPKSLCAFGGLDAVTHALEAYVSVLANEYSDGQALQALKLLQHNLPASYKEGAKNPVARERVHNAATIAGIAFANAFLGVCHSMAHKLGSEFHIPHGLANALLIANVIRYNANDNPTKQTAFSQYDRPQARRRYAEIADHLGLSAAGDRTAEKIEKLLAWLEEIKAELGIPKSIREAGVQEADFLAKVDKLAEDAFDDQCTGANPRYPLIAELKQIMLDTFYGRDFVEPFTSVAEAVKAQPVKSVKAEKKVKK
- the tdk gene encoding thymidine kinase: MAQLYFYYSAMNAGKSTALLQSSYNYHERGMRTLIYTAEIDNRFGLGKVSSRIGLSSPAKLYNNQTSLFNEISAEHQQQTVHCVLLDESQFLTREQVKELSDVVDNLDIPVLCYGLRTDFRGELFSGSEYLLAWSDKLVELKTICHCGRKASMVLRLDSNGAPYKEGEQVVIGGNERYVSVCRKHYKEALETGAHSAIYGTRSVSA
- the hns gene encoding histone-like nucleoid-structuring protein H-NS, producing the protein MSEALKILNNIRTLRAQARECTLETLEEMLEKLEVVVNERREEDTQAQAEIEERTRKLQQYREMLIADGIDPNELLQTMAATKAAGKAKRAARPAKYSYIDENGESKTWTGQGRTPAVIKKAIEEQGKQLDDFLL
- a CDS encoding NAD-dependent epimerase, with translation MKYLVTGAAGFIGFHVSQRLLSAGHQVVGIDNLNDYYDVNLKLSRLELIKTHPEFVFVECDLADRQGMAQLFAEQGFERVIHLAAQAGVRYSIDNPHAYADANLIGHLNVLEGCRHHNIGHLLYASSSSVYGLNKKMPFSTDDSVDHPVSLYAATKKANELMSHTYSHLYGIPTTGLRFFTVYGPWGRPDMALFKFTRAILAGESIDVYNHGQMRRDFTYIDDIVESIFRLQDIVPQKDPQWTVETGSPATSSAPYRVYNIGNSQPVTLMAYIEALENALGMIADKNMLPMQPGDVLETSADTSALYDVIDFKPQTGVDEGIKRFVEWYRAFYKV
- a CDS encoding UDP-glucose dehydrogenase family protein, which gives rise to MKVTVFGIGYVGLVQAAVLAEVGHDVLCIDVDANKVENLKKGIIPIFEPGLTPLVMQNYEAGRLKFSTNAEEGVNHGVMQFIAVGTPPDEDGSADLKYVTAVARTIAQFMNGHKVVIDKSTVPVGTADRVRAVMSETLKTRQLDISFDVVSNPEFLKEGAAVSDCMRPERIVVGTDNEEVVELLRELYEPFNRNHDRMILMDIRSAELTKYAANCMLATKISFMNEISNLAERLGADIEKVRMGIGSDPRIGYHFIYPGCGYGGSCFPKDVQALIRTAESIGYNPRLLKAVEDVNDSQKTKLPAFIKRHFGDDLQGKTFALWGLSFKPNTDDMREASARVLMETLWEAGASVQAFDPEAMDEAQRIYGHRTDLKLMGTKEAALQGADGLVICTEWKNFRAPDFDVIKNALKEPVIFDGRNLYDPERVSKRGFVYYAIGRGASIQIA
- the galU gene encoding UTP--glucose-1-phosphate uridylyltransferase GalU; this translates as MSAYKSKVKKAVIPVAGLGTRMLPATKAIPKEMLPLVDKPLIQYVVNECIAAGINEIVLVTHSSKNSIENHFDTSFELEAMLEKRVKRQLLDEIQSICPPHVTIMQVRQGIAKGLGHAVMCAHPLVGDEPVAVILPDVIIDEYESNPSKDNLADMLKRFDESGHSQIMVEPVADVTAYGVVDCEGRELNPGESAPMVGVVEKPKAAEAPSNLAVVGRYVLSADIWPLLAKTPPGAGGEVQLTDSIAMLMEKETVEAYHLKGVSHDCGNKLGYMQAFVEYGVRHASLGSDFKEWLESTVGNKK